In one Gracilinanus agilis isolate LMUSP501 chromosome 6, AgileGrace, whole genome shotgun sequence genomic region, the following are encoded:
- the TRMT9B gene encoding probable tRNA methyltransferase 9B, translating into MARVLAPGGRVMIYVWAMEKNHRHFDKQDVFIPWNRALCSQLLAEPAPSGWQPAAAPEGPRHQPACSVCGYPVCVQKRRASRRAHSLDGSGAPSCCGKLVELREEDSGFYSVLGRSFRSWFFSRSLDECTLKKQVEKPGHAAEEWTPRRPVSVQPSKLRHGDPDREPLTKGQDGAVEPRLTRAAEGQSAPGEPTLPRKAHKDIATQQQAGCFPREAREEQSCRSACPAGMEKPAAEPLWRRTFPQPPSISLASAMPAALSQAEALGSEAFTRYYHVFREGELCHLLEKHVPELHILSSINDHGNWCVIAEKKPGLMAR; encoded by the coding sequence ATGGCCCGGGTGCTGGCCCCCGGGGGCCGCGTCATGATCTACGTCTGGGCCATGGAGAAGAACCATCGGCACTTTGACAAGCAGGACGTGTTCATTCCATGGAACCGCGCCCTGTGTTCCCAGCTCCTGGCGGAGCCGGCTCCCTCGGGGTGGCAGCCCGCAGCTGCCCCGGAGGGGCCCCGCCACCAGCCGGCCTGCTCGGTCTGCGGCTATCCTGTGTGTGTTCAGAAGAGACGCGCATCCCGGAGGGCCCACAGTCTGGACGGCTCTGGGGCCCCCAGCTGCTGCGGGAAGCTGGTGGAGCTCAGGGAGGAAGACAGCGGCTTCTACAGCGTTTTAGGGCGGTCATTCCGCTCCTGGTTCTTCTCCCGCTCTTTAGACGAGTGCACGCTGAAGAAACAGGTGGAGAAGCCTGGGCACGCCGCGGAGGAGTGGACCCCGCGCCGCCCCGTGTCTGTCCAGCCTTCAAAACTCCGTCACGGAGACCCTGATCGGGAGCCACTGACAAAAGGGCAAGACGGCGCCGTGGAGCCCAGGCTCACTCGAGCTGCAGAGGGGCAGTCAGCCCCGGGGGAGCCAACCCTCCCCAGAAAGGCCCACAAAGACATTGCGACCCAGCAGCAAGCTGGCTGCTTCCCCAGGGAAGCTAGGGAGGAGCAGAGCTGCAGGTCGGCCTGCCCTGCGGGGATGGAGAAGCCAGCGGCCGAGCCGCTCTGGAGAAGGACCTTCCCCCAGCCCCCCTCCATCAGCCTGGCGTCCGCCATGCCCGCAGCACTGTCCCAGGCAGAGGCCTTGGGCTCTGAAGCCTTCACCCGCTACTACCACGTGTTTCGAGAAGGGGAACTCTGTCACTTGCTGGAGAAGCACGTACCCGAGCTTCATATCCTAAGTTCCATCAATGACCACGGCAACTGGTGTGTTATCGCAGAGAAGAAGCCAGGGCTCATGGCCCGCTGA